From a single Brienomyrus brachyistius isolate T26 unplaced genomic scaffold, BBRACH_0.4 scaffold154, whole genome shotgun sequence genomic region:
- the LOC125728084 gene encoding L-lactate dehydrogenase A chain, which produces MASTKEKLIENVLREDAVGSRNKVTVVGVGMVGMACSVSILMKELADEMVLVDVIEDKLKGEAMDLQHGSLFLRTPKIVSDKDYSVTANSKVVVVTAGARQQEGESRLNLVQRNVNIFKFIIPNIVKYSPNCILLIVSNPVDILTYVAWKLSGFPRNRVIGSGTNLDSARFRHLMGEKLNIHPSSCHGWVIGEHGDSSVPVWSGVNVAGVTLQNINPQLGSDADEENWKSVHKMVVDSAYEVIKLKGYTSWAIGLSVADLVESIMKNLRKVHPVSTLVQGMHGVKDEVFLSLPCVLGNSGLTDVVHMTLKASEEKQLVKSAETLWGVQKELVL; this is translated from the exons ATGGCATCTACAAAGGAGAAGCTGATCGAGAACGTGTTGAGGGAAGATGCCGTTGGCTCCAGGAACAAGGTGACGGTGGTTGGTGTTGGCATGGTGGGCATGGCCTGCTCCGTCAGTATCCTCATGAAG GAACTAGCTGATGAGATGGTTCTGGTCGATGTCATTGAGGATAAACTGAAAGGCGAAGCCATGGACCTGCAGCATGGAAGTCTCTTCCTTAGGACCCCGAAGATTGTGTCTGACAAAG attacagtgtgactgcAAACtccaaggtggtggtggtgacagCTGGTGCCCGGCAGCAGGAGGGCGAGAGCCGCCTCAACCTGGTGCAGCGCAACGTCAACATCTTCAAGTTCATTATTCCCAACATCGTCAAGTACAGCCCCAACTGCATTCTCCTCATTGTCTCCAacccag TGGACATCTTGACTTACGTGGCCTGGAAGCTGAGTGGTTTCCCCAGGAACCGTGTCATTGGCAGTGGTACCAACCTGGACTCTGCTCGCTTCCGCCACCTGATGGGCGAGAAactcaacatccatccatccagctgccATGGCTGGGTCATTGGGGAACATGGAGACTCCAGTG TACCTGTGTGgagtggtgtgaatgtggctggGGTCACCCTCCAGAACATCAACCCACAACTGGGCTCAGATGCAGATGAAGAAAACTGGAAGAGTGTCCACAAGATGGTAGTTGACAG TGCCTATGAGGTCATCAAGCTGAAAGGGTATACATCCTGGGCTATCGGGCTGTCTGTAGCTGACTTGGTGGAGAGTATCATGAAGAACCTGAGAAAGGTGCACCCAGTGTCCACCCTGGTCCAG GGCATGCACGGTGTGAAGGATGAGGTCTTCCTCAGTCTGCCCTGCGTCCTGGGCAACAGTGGGCTCACCGATGTGGTGCACATGACTTTGAAGGCCAGTGAGGAGAAGCAGCTGGTGAAGAGCGCAGAGACCCTATGGGGTGTCCAGAAGGAGCTCGTCCTTTGA